In Thermoplasma sp. Kam2015, the genomic window CAAATGCTATAAAGGCTGTGGAAAATGCAATAAAAACTGAAGATGTGGAACCTGTTGGCGGTGTAAGTGGAATTCTTCAGAAAATGAAGGACGATGATACTCAGAGAGGCATAGGTATTGTACTCTCATTACTGAAGAGTCTGGGAAAGACATGCTCTGAATCCCAAGGATGTCCATTCAAAGAGAAAAAATGAGGAGATTTAGTTACCATCTGTTATCTCCTCAGATCTTCCAATCTCTTTTCATATTCCTCTTTTGAAATTTCTCCTCTAGCATATCTCTCTTTTAGTATCTCCTCAGCTCGGTTGTCGTAATTGTGAATACCAGAAAATGCTCCGAAGAAGAGGTATATGAACAGCACTATCACGAGTACAGAGATTATGGCCATTATCGGCATGAATATATACATGCCATAATATGGATACCCCATCATACCATAGCCCAACCCTCTGTATCCTGCACCGTAATAGATTGTTGGAATCACGCTGAGGATCACAACTAGCGCTATCATAGCTATGAGCGCCCAGATCACAACACTAAGATGATTTTTCATATTAATCAATAAATTGAAACACCTGATAAACCTAACTTGAAATACATTTCAGAAATGTATTTTACCCAGAAGTAAAATCTCGTTCGTCATGCCGTATCTCCTTCTCTGTATGATACCTTTGTTTTCCAGCGAATTAAGTATCCTTGAAACTGTTGCGGGGGAAAATCCGGAATCTTTTACTATTTGATTCTGCATTGCATGACCTCCATATCTTTCAATAATTGCTATTATTGTCTTTTCATTGTCAGTCAGATCGGCTGGAATTATTCGCTCTTCATCATCCAACTGACTATGCTTTCCATACAAGCTTACGAATGATCTAATTGAGAGAACAAGAATAATGCTGTTTATGCCAATAATAAGGCCGTAAAGTATCAGTGTGATACGATTTATTTTTATCCCATACATTATCGTGAACAGCATCACCGAAAAAGTGGATGCCAGTATTATAAGTGAAACCATAGATACCACTAGCATGGTGAATAGATACCTTACCACCCCGGAATCTGGGATGAACTTATTCCTTCTTTTAGACTTTGTACCAGACATAAAGATCCTGTTTCGTGTCCGCAATAATTTCCATCCGTCTGCTATTATATCTTGCTTTCTCAATCATCAGTGAATCATGCCTTCTAATATATAAGTAGATAATTTATTAATAATTTCTTGAATGATCAGCATCTTGATGGTTACCTCCTAAAAACGGAAGATTCATCTTTTCCAGAAATGCGTTCTATGGTTTCCTCGTAGAGTCTTTTAGAATGAACGAAAAGGCTCTATCGTACCATTTCCCAAGAGAGCATCCTCTTTAATATATAAAGTACAGGAATTTTTAGGTCTGATGATTCTTGCTGAAAGCCAGATCCTATCTATTCTTGGAAGGTTGAGCGATTATTTCTCCATGTATATTATCTTAACAGTCAAGTCAATCGATAGCTTCCAACAAGATCGATTAAGCGAATGCATCGTAATGCATCAAAATTTAAATAATGGAGGCAAATATTGAACTTGCTTTATGGGACCATTGTAACATAATCGAGTAGGGAGTGACTGGCCCGACTTTATGCCTGTGATGGTTGAAAGTATTGTGTGGTTCCGAAGGTGAGACCGCGCAGGAACTTCTCAGAGAACGATGAGAAGATGTCAAAAATGAAGGCGAAACGATATGGAGTCTAATAAGGATAATGCAGATAGATATGCAAGTGAGGCAAAGGATGCCATAAATTTTGGTGATTACGATAAGGCGATAAGCAATATTGAAAGGGCCATTAAAGCGAGCCCGAGGGATGTTTCATATCATCTCATAAAGGCTGACGCACTCTATAAGAAGGGCGATTATGAGGGGGCCCTTGACGCACTTAACTTCGCAGAGACACTTGATCGTAACAATCCAGAACTACATTCTCTGAAGAGCATATGCTATGGATCAATAGGAAAGTTTAGGGAATCGAAGGATGAGGCCATAAAAGCTATAAAGGCCGATCCAAACTATCCTTTTGCATACTATAACAAGGCAAAGTCTGAACAATACCTTGAGGAATATGAAG contains:
- a CDS encoding SHOCT domain-containing protein, which encodes MKNHLSVVIWALIAMIALVVILSVIPTIYYGAGYRGLGYGMMGYPYYGMYIFMPIMAIISVLVIVLFIYLFFGAFSGIHNYDNRAEEILKERYARGEISKEEYEKRLEDLRR
- a CDS encoding MarR family transcriptional regulator; translated protein: MSGTKSKRRNKFIPDSGVVRYLFTMLVVSMVSLIILASTFSVMLFTIMYGIKINRITLILYGLIIGINSIILVLSIRSFVSLYGKHSQLDDEERIIPADLTDNEKTIIAIIERYGGHAMQNQIVKDSGFSPATVSRILNSLENKGIIQRRRYGMTNEILLLGKIHF